One window of the Lepeophtheirus salmonis chromosome 7, UVic_Lsal_1.4, whole genome shotgun sequence genome contains the following:
- the LOC121121170 gene encoding solute carrier family 66 member 2 isoform X2: MEAEVTTQKYIFFDFQGDLSSMALSGVTLACELAMIFGGVVPFVPQYLDIRRKETTKGFSIYVCLALLVANTLRILFWFGRFYETPLLIQSILMNIAMLALIHLCVKINSQNQILRRKERLFQDFDSVYFWQWSDFQSYVECILSFAACGSLLMFIFIDNVYFVETVGFFALFTEAMLGVPQFYRNYCNKSTYGMSLPMVLMWTCGDIFKTTYFILRKTPPQFFICGSLQITVDLAILMQVWLYYEKSSKQIKSEEIN; this comes from the exons ATGGAGGCTGAGGTAACGACGCAAAAGTACATTTTCTTCGACTTCCAAGGAGACTTGAGTTCCATGGCCCTCTCTGGCGTCACACTGGCCTGCGAATTAGCCatgatttttggtggagttgTTCCTTTTGTACCTCAATATCTGGACATTCGACGGAAAGAAACCACGAAAGGCTTCTCCATTTATGTTTGTTTAGCTCTTTTGGTGGCGAATACTCTTCGAATATTGTTTTG GTTTGGGCGTTTCTATGAAACGCCTCTACTCATTCAAAGCATTCTAATGAACATAGCCATGCTGGCTCTAATTCACCTCtgtgttaaaattaattctcaAAATCAGATCCTACGCAGGAAAGAGAGACTATTTCAAG ATTTTGATTCCGTATATTTCTGGCAATGGTCAGACTTTCAATCCTACGTTGAGTGTATACTTAGTTTTGCTGCTTGCGGAAGTCTtctcatgtttatttttatcgacaatgtatattttgtggAAACAGTTGGATTTTTTGCACTTTTTACAGAGGCTATGTTAGGTGTTCCTCAGTTTTATCGTAATTATTGCAATAAGTCAACTTATGGAATGAG TTTGCCCATGGTTTTGATGTGGACTTGTGGTGACATTTTCAAGActacttattttattcttcGTAAGACGCCtccccaattttttatttgtggctCTCTTCAAATTACTGTGGATTTAGCAATATTGATGCAAGTATGGCTATACTATGAAAAGTCATCAAAACAAATCAAGTcggaagaaattaattaa
- the LOC121121170 gene encoding solute carrier family 66 member 2 isoform X1: protein MEAEVTTQKYIFFDFQGDLSSMALSGVTLACELAMIFGGVVPFVPQYLDIRRKETTKGFSIYVCLALLVANTLRILFWFGRFYETPLLIQSILMNIAMLALIHLCVKINSQNQILRRKERLFQDEENEKLEVFEHHIFIDFDSVYFWQWSDFQSYVECILSFAACGSLLMFIFIDNVYFVETVGFFALFTEAMLGVPQFYRNYCNKSTYGMSLPMVLMWTCGDIFKTTYFILRKTPPQFFICGSLQITVDLAILMQVWLYYEKSSKQIKSEEIN from the exons ATGGAGGCTGAGGTAACGACGCAAAAGTACATTTTCTTCGACTTCCAAGGAGACTTGAGTTCCATGGCCCTCTCTGGCGTCACACTGGCCTGCGAATTAGCCatgatttttggtggagttgTTCCTTTTGTACCTCAATATCTGGACATTCGACGGAAAGAAACCACGAAAGGCTTCTCCATTTATGTTTGTTTAGCTCTTTTGGTGGCGAATACTCTTCGAATATTGTTTTG GTTTGGGCGTTTCTATGAAACGCCTCTACTCATTCAAAGCATTCTAATGAACATAGCCATGCTGGCTCTAATTCACCTCtgtgttaaaattaattctcaAAATCAGATCCTACGCAGGAAAGAGAGACTATTTCAAG atgaagaaaatgaaaaacttgaAGTATTTGAGCATCACATATTTATTG ATTTTGATTCCGTATATTTCTGGCAATGGTCAGACTTTCAATCCTACGTTGAGTGTATACTTAGTTTTGCTGCTTGCGGAAGTCTtctcatgtttatttttatcgacaatgtatattttgtggAAACAGTTGGATTTTTTGCACTTTTTACAGAGGCTATGTTAGGTGTTCCTCAGTTTTATCGTAATTATTGCAATAAGTCAACTTATGGAATGAG TTTGCCCATGGTTTTGATGTGGACTTGTGGTGACATTTTCAAGActacttattttattcttcGTAAGACGCCtccccaattttttatttgtggctCTCTTCAAATTACTGTGGATTTAGCAATATTGATGCAAGTATGGCTATACTATGAAAAGTCATCAAAACAAATCAAGTcggaagaaattaattaa